In the genome of Calonectris borealis chromosome 14, bCalBor7.hap1.2, whole genome shotgun sequence, the window GCCGCCCCACCTGCAGCGTCTCCCGGTAGAAAGCGGGCACGGCGCcgccctccacctcctcccagcGCAGGCGGCCGGGCCCCGGCAGCGGCGTGTCGGTGTGGAAGTTGTAGTCCCAGCGGCGCTGGTCGTCCTCCCCCATCTCCCGCAGGCGGTTCCGCAGCTCCCGGCCCAGCTCCTCGTGGTCCACCGGCCCGAAAAGGCTCCTGCAGACGGGGCTGCGGCCGTGCCCGGCCAGGGCTCGCCGGGCGGAGAGGCGCTCCAGGGCGGCGGCGCCGGAGAGGTGGACGTTGGACATCGCCGCCGGGGAGGAcgcggggtgggatggggtgcggtgggctgggaaggggtgggtgccccccccgccgctccgctcctcGCGTCCCGTCCGCACTCTGGCCGGCCCTGCCTCCCGCCTCTGAGCCCCTGCCCCCGGCCGCCTGGCTTTTAAACCCCGCTCCCCGCGAGTGCGAGCAAAACAACCATTAGCATAAGAGTATTTCCCTGCCGTCGGCCCGCCGCGAttggcggggacccccccgccgccccccggcccccggcggcaGCCCTCCTGCCCGCGCCCTCCATTGGctgcggcgggcagcgccgcgccgccgccggccgcattggcccggcccggccccgccgcggaccggggggggcggccccggcgctggcccggccccggggggcggccgcggcgctccccgcccgccgccggccccgctgccttTGTCtgccggcggccgcggctccgccgccgcttCCTCCCCGGCCGCTTTCGGGGTTGGCGTTTTCCCCCCCTCCGTGTTGCCTTTTGAGCGCGTAGGtgtgcggcgggggggggtgttgttATTCCTATTTTTATTATGATTGTTTTTCCCGAGGGCTGTCGCCGGCAGGTTTTTCACCATccgtggggcgcgggggggtctGTGGCGGGGGAGGTGATTTGTGTGGAGGAAAACGGGATCGTTTCTGGCTCGGGGTTTTTTATTACGCTGCTGCAAAACAAAGCGAGATGCTTGCAGATTTCAAAACAAGCTgaaggctatttttaaaaatagggctTCTCAGCTGCATGGAAGTAATAAGTTGCAGCCTTGCTGAATAGAAATACATGAAAACCACAGCATTTTCCTCTCCTAACTTTAAAACCCACATAATACGTGTTTGTTCACTGCAGATGAACTAATCTCGCTATTGTGTTGCCAGGGATCAGCTGGCTTGTGCTTTACATTTTCTGCAGGTCACTGCAATCATTGCCTTTTGTTGTTTTGGGATGGGGGAGTAtgaaaggaaagggagggggagcatAATTGACACGGTGCTAAAATTGGGCCCAGAACATCATCGTAATTTTGATGCGCGCCTCAAAGGCTTGTTACCACAGTGAGCTTTTCATCTGCCAACAATAAGGGAAAAGATGGACCTTTATTGCTCTTTGCGCTTTTGGGGACACCCTGGCTCTCCGTGTACCTACGGCTCTTGCCTCTGGGAAACTTGAACCCTTGAGCAAAGACAACTTGCATGGTTTTATTCCCTAGagggaataaaattaattttaaatcctaGGGTGGTGCTGGCTCTGCAGAGACTGCCCAGGTGCCAGCTTACTGCAGAGCTGGAGAGATCGCAGCTTCAGGCCCCTTAAGGCAATGGTGACCGCAGGCAGGTGTCCACTTCAAGAAAGCGCCCATGGAAAGcccttccttttcctcagctTGGTCAAAGTAAGTCATCTTCCTCCGTGCTCTTCCCACAGTCAGCCCACGTGTGTGACGGAGCAGCCCTCCAGCTGAGGGCACTGGCTCCTGCCCTTGCCATGCTGGTGAGGAGCCTGGGGCAGCCAGGACAGCTCCCGCGGGCTGCCAGGTACCTTCAATGGTGCTCCCAAAGACCAGCCACACCGGGAAAGACCGGCAGCACCCGTGGTTTTGGACCCATGGACCTGGGGTTGGCCATGGCTGGTGCAGAGGTGCGGAGAGGAGGTTACAGCCCGGCTTACAGCACGGGAAGAGTCTTTCCTTGCTCGGGGTGATAAGCAGTGAGACACCAGAGCAGGTTTCATCTCCTGAAATCGTTTTCTGATGTCCATGGGGGCAGGTGGGCTGTAGCTTTGCAGTCGAGAGAAGAAGACACAGTGAATGTCTTCAGGGTGCAGATCCCCGTTTGCTTCCTGGGCAAGCGTAGAGTCACGCCTGGCAGAAGACTTTGCTGACTGACGGTACAGACAGACCACTCCCATTTCACAAATAGTGGTAGCGCAGGTATTTTAGGATATAtgaaggcattttttttaaagataccaGTTTAGATGTGGTGTTCTCAACAGATATTCTTGGTTTCCCATGTGAGCTGGAACACAACCTACCAATGTGGTGATTTTAGGTAAATGCCACCACACTGTCCTTTCCTTCCCAAAATAGCCCTCGAGGGTGGCCATGCGGAGGTCTCCTGGCCCAAAGGATGTCATTCAGTGAGCAGGTCACGAGAAGGCTCTCCTGGTTCCTCCCCACTAAAAGCACATCATCTTAAAAAGCAGGAGGTGAGCATCAGTTAGCCGGGGTttggccagggagggaaggggtgggTGCCGGACCAAGCTGGGACGATTGGGGAACATGTTGAACATGGCACAGTGTTCAGCTGGGACTTCTTTCAGCAGCCATCAGACGCACCTCTCGGGATGTAGGATGGGGtggttttagaaataaatgagcTATGCGGAGAAAATGCCTCGAGTTCCCAGAGAAACCTGCTGAAAAAGTGCCCTCTATTCAAGACGCGAGCCAAATGGCAATGGCCGGGTCCCCGCAGACAGGGGCTCTTTGTGAGGAGTCCTCGCGAACCTGCTGCCGTCCTCCCCCAGCACCGGGAGAGGCCAACGGCCgcctttcctgttttctgccTCCTTGGTTTTATACATTCCTGCGACGCAAGCCGAGCGAGCAAACCTCCCTGCTATTTGCAAGATGTGGGCGTGCCCCCTGCAAAATCCACATCGGGGTCCTTGCAAACCGTTTTCAGAGGTGAGCCAATATTTACGCAGTGCTTGAGGGATGCTAGGAACTACAGTTTGAACGGGGAAGTATTTTTAGGAGTTTGGCCTCATGTTTGAGGCTGCTTCACTTTCCAGCTCACCTGGGAGGTAAAGCAGCTCGAGTTTGAGGTtaccagctctttttttttagctcttcttCTTCACTGCCAATGCTCCCCatctctttgactttttttttttttgttccactaTACACTTATGTTTTAAGCTGGTGGTGATAATGCTGGGGACTTTCCGCTCATAGTCACCAGTTCTAGCAGTGTCCGTGCTTCTCTTCTGTGTGGAGATAGAGAGCATCCAGCTCATCTGAGGAGGAAATACTGTCTGCACagagagatgtttttaatttAGTGAATCTGTGAACTCTCAGGCCAGAGGGGTATGTTATGATCCTCTAAACCAGCAGTTTGCCTAACACGAGCCACAAAATCTTACCCAAGAGCTCCCACCACCAAGCCCATTAGCTTCTTCAGAAATTCCTGCTCCAGAACACTGAGCGGAGTAATTACCACTATGGTTAGAACAATGCCCCATAAGAATGAAACATTTTTGCTCAAAATATCCAAGTCGTATCTGCTTATGTCAGAAAAAACAATGACTTTAACTAGCGTGTATTCCTGCTGGCTGCTCTATTTCGAAAGGGTGAGGGGAGGGAAAGCAAACTCCTTTATGGCTTGTGCATCATTGCAAAGGGATTGTGATTGCAGGAGGGTTATTGCGTTTGACTATTCCTGTTTGGAAAGAGTCCAGGTTGACCATCGGAGCCAGGGCTGAGTCTGACGGGTTGGCAGGTGGGGGAAGAAAGGTCCTTGCACTGTAAACTGGGCAAGGAGTAACTGAGGAAATTTGATAAGAAGTTATGAAGGTAACAAAAGAGAGAGCCTCGGCGCTGTCGTTCTGACGGGGCTGGTTGTTGCGGAGCTCCAGGTGAACTTCTGTAGCACAGAGAAGCGCTGCAGCTGAGACGGTTGTGTATGGAGGCGAACGGGTCCCCATGACATGGTGCCACAGAGGAGCACTCCTCCAGCTTCTGGAGAGTCTCGGGGTGAACATCGCCTGCAGGAATTGTCCC includes:
- the CDKN1C gene encoding cyclin-dependent kinase inhibitor 1C, whose protein sequence is MSNVHLSGAAALERLSARRALAGHGRSPVCRSLFGPVDHEELGRELRNRLREMGEDDQRRWDYNFHTDTPLPGPGRLRWEEVEGGAVPAFYRETLQVGRRRVPLRRAPPSPPPPAAAAKGPGGRLSRENRAAPRRRGMRLRRRGPTARITDFFARRKRPAEPKAAAERPAGCPSPPAAVPAEQTPRKRLR